The Mya arenaria isolate MELC-2E11 chromosome 15, ASM2691426v1 genomic sequence TTTTGTTGACCAATGTCCAGATCGTGCGCATTTTCGAAATTATTCAACAAAGTGTCGAAGTCGGTTGCGTATCGGAGTTGATACTTTGTTGCTTCAATGGAAACAAATTTAACTCTTTATctaaatgaattgaaatttgaatacttgttttaaatttctctAAATATTCGAAAAGAATATGtcaagtataaaataataactgtGCCGTTTTCATCATCTAACAAGGAGATACATTTACCTTGACCAGTGTAACTGTCGTCACCCGTTGCTGTCCAGCGTATAGTAAAATGTCGGGTGTTTCCATTCGTTTCCACATCTTCTATTCGGAGATCAGTAATTCGACCAGGGGGTGAAGTATCCCCGATCGTTGTTGGAGATAATTCGGCATCCTCAACCAGAGAAAACCTTTCAAAACTTTCCTCGataacaattttttcaaaaGCCTCTGTAGGAAAAATGTACTGGTTAAAACATCAGGAAATTCGCAATAAATTAACGATTggatattaacatttaaacaatacaataacagATAGcgataaaataaaagaaatccatAAAAGAGTGAGATTaatacatgcataaagaaaacaattatctgtaatacaatacaaattgTAATAGAAGTCCAAGCATACATTCAAACATATGgcaattttataaatgaaactcATAACGCCACAACGATGATGGTTCGTTTTACCGGCTACAAACATGAAGCGAGTTTTTTAGTTACCTGGGTTAAGAGTTGCCGCGCCGACAATTCCAGTcacaataataattgaatttgCCTTCACAATGACTCGGGTTTCACTTCGGCCTGCTTTGGAACATCTAAATTTTCCTGTGTAAGTTCCATCACCAGCTGAAATGTCTTTACCTAAATAAGTTAGTAGCTATATGAAAGCATCTCTCAAATGAATTGTTgaactttataaaatattgctAACAATAAAATACCATGAAAGCATGTGGTTTTGAAGGTTGGCATAATTTTTGTAGTATGACTGCCAGATGTAGTGTGTACTTCgccattaaaaatgtttaaaagatgTTAGCCCTATTAAGTAGTCTTGTAGTAGACACGGAAAATGATATTGGACCCATATAAGTATATTCTTGAAGTCGcattttgtaagttttaaaaAGGTAAAAGGCTTAGAATTGTAACCTTTTCCATTGTCCcgtaaaaatacaaaacaatttccAGACTTGGCGCTGACGTTGGCATTTAAAACAGGAGCATTTCCCTTCAACACGTCAGTATAAACAACGTCGTCGTGGAAACGGGTCGTTACGGTAACTTGATGGTTATcctttgattttgatttaacATCGTACTCCCAGTTTATAGCTGTATTAGGCTTTGTTTTAACGACAACAGAGTATGTACCGTTCTGAAAACAGTACAGACGCATACATTGAGACAGACACCTAACCGTGGTTACTCAAGATGATTTAGAAATGTAACAAGAAACTAGACTTTTGCCACGTTATGTCATTTAGACATTTCGTACGAGTCCTTTTTCATATcctaatttgtttttttttcaaaatatgcatgggcataacttcaaaaaaaaaacctgaaacTCCGAAGTAAGACAAGAACCTTAAATATGTGGCCGCATGTTGTAGAAgctaaaatgcatataaataattgtaaaatcaaTTAACGCATCATATGTGTTATTGTAGATACTAACAACATAGTCCACGATTGAAAAGAACAACAAATCAACATAATTACTGTGTAGCTTAACTAGGTCAATAAATGTAGTATCATATCGCTCAACTTACAATTAACTTTCCAGCCAACCTTGCCATAATCGGTGTCTCACTAATATCTGAACTTTTTTCCAGGAAGTCTCCTTCTCCTTTTATTTCAAAGTCATATTTTAGACTTGGGTGGCTGGGAAATATGGCAACTGTTGTGTTTAACCCCATTCCAGTATCTATTGTGAAGTTGAATTTCAACACGCTGCTGTTCTTAACCGTGCTTGATTtcaactaaaataaaacaaaacaaaacaaatagttaCACGATTCCGTATCATCGTTGATAAATTCACCATACAATGTCATTTGTTATGTTcgtaaagtttatgtttaaacttatccTACGCCAACCACGTCTTCGTccaatgaatattttgaatagaATAATCAAAGGCAGTAGCAAGTTATGTATCCGATTCACATTGATCGTACATATGCAGGATTATACTATTCACATGATCATACTAGAAACGTGGTCTTTCGCAACTTCTATATTTacctattttaaaaacatgaatcaTACCTCCTCCGATTTACATCCGCCACCAGTTATACTCTTTGCCAATGATTTGGACAAGACGGACACAAACGTAGTATCTCCTCCTATCTCCAGAAAGAGACTTTTCCCGCCAGTTGTTTTCGCAACGTCAGCGAGTCGTTCAGAAGACTGGTTTGAGATAGAGATTGTGTGAATCCGTATACCAAGATCTTTTGCCCGTTTTGCCTGCTCTGTTATTGCCTCACCGGAGTCTTCGCCATCAGACATGAGAATAATCTCCGaatgttttgttgatttacGGAACGTTTTTCTAATTTCCTGAAGTTAACAAATTATGTATAACTTATGTGCAATATTGACTTgcatttgcttaaaaaaactaaattggCTTGCAATATTAGTTTTCTTctcataatgttattttatccCCCGACAAAAGAAGCttaagggggtatattggagtcactcTGTGTCTGGTCGGTCAGTTGGTTAGCTGGTCGATTGGTCTATCCGttgcatttgttttcttctccggagcataacttgaaaattagTAGAGGGAGTTTAATTAAACCATAAACGGTGTTAAAGTATAATGTGAAGAAGTGCagtgtaaaaatgttattagtTATAGTCCTTTGTTGTCCTTTGTTGCTTGTTCCTGTCTGGAACATAACTTGAACCCAATAGAtagaatttgataaaacttcaaaCTGGAAAAGCACAATCATAGTGAGTACAGTGCACAAGAATCATTTccttatttcagtaaatcacaGAAGTATTTCCTTGTCGAAGCATAGTTTGAAAACTAAaggatggaatttaatttaattttaaacaatggtaataTACAATGAGAGAAAGTTCAGTGTACATCAACTATAAATCAATTTTAGCTAACTACAGAGTTATTTCCTTTTGTTAATTTCTCTTTTAAGAAGCGTTTCTTCTAAATTACTTTGggtttgaattaaataaaacacattggTTAAACTTGATAGGTAGAATACAGTGTACGGTAACCTTGAAGGTATGACCTCTTTTCAAAGTAATAGTTTGCCATTCTGGTGTCAGGCGGAATTAGGGCATATTCGTCACTCCGGTGACAGCTGTGGTTTCCTTTTTTGTTCTAGAAACAGCATTTTATCgatgttattattataagtaaaacctgtatttcatttttagctctctTTACAAAAGACCGTATATACCAGTGTACTGATAATAACATCTATTTTCCCCCAAATCCGCAGATATGAAGGGAAAAGCATcgaaatgaataaacacaaagtaaAATACTCCACGAATAATAACAAGCTTACAAATATGTCGGAGAACCTCTCTCTCCTTATACAAGttataatgattttaaacattttaaaagacaattaaacaataaaaggaGTAGTTCCTACATCTATAGCAAGTTCGAGTCCACAGCCAATACATGTACCGCCAACGGGATTCGTTGGGAGAGCATCTACTAGTTCATCCCTCGTGGCTTTACTGTCGACCTTAGTAATTGCTGTGAAAAGAGCAGTTAACGATTTTTAGcaatacatttgattttttgcatattttgtgtttgtttagcaataaaaaTAGTTGGTTGGCAACGCAAATTACGATTTTTATGTTGTTCGCATACTAAGGTTGTTATTCATGCAGACCATAATTGTTCGAAGTACTTTttgaaatgaatgaacatcaataattaaatgaattcaTTTGAGTACGAAATACATCCATATTATGGaggttttatattattatgttatttattaatctGTCGAGCGGaatatcttaatacaaaatgttttcacCCTTATTTTGATCCTTATTTGATAAAACCAGACTGATTAATTTTATCAGATTGCGTGAACTCGTACAATATGTTCAAAACCCTGAACAATTAAACACAGAAGACACACTTCACCTTTCTTGACAGATGCGCTGGAACTAAACCACACGATCCCGAGGTGGCTACCGGGACAAATCTCCTCTTCATTCTCGATTATGTATTTTCCGGTTTCGTGCAAACGTACCATCCTCGTTGGGCTGCCCTGTATGATAAGTAATAACCGTTCTAGCTGTGGTAACATTTAACGCGAGTCTCATTTTCGACTGTCATATAGCGTTTCATTCttataagtgaattatttaAGGCACACCCCGAGAATAACCAACTTAGTCCCCCATTACTCATATACTCTtgcaaaaacatttacatgcatCATATGCAACGTGattcaacaaaaataattcatttagaCGTCATACTCCATCCATACTGCCAGATGTATCCAGGACAAACACTATTTTGCTCTTTGATTCCTGTAAAATGTTGAATACTGGTGTAGTGTCGGTGTCTTCGGGGAGAGGTCGACTGTGAACTACAATTGAAACACAACACTGTATAATTATTGCCATTGTATTTCCTAGGACGACAATGGTCATATCGTTGATGTACTCTGATATCACAACCTTGACATAAATTGCCCAATTGTAGCTAACGTTTAAATCATCGATCATTGAATTCCCCAATGTTCAAAGCCCAAACAAACTTCTTTTCACTTCTACTTAAAACAAcgaaatacaaatataattgacAAGAACTCCAGAGCTTGATTCATGGATTATGTTATTTGGACTCTGACATTTAAGTTCGTTGAAACGAACTCCCcgaagaccccccccccctccaccacGAAATTTAATCAATACATGGCAATTACCTCCCATAAAATCAGAATGTTCCCTCATGACAGCCCAAACGCTCTTGTAATTACAATACAGGTTCTGTTTGTTCGTTGCAAATTTGTTGTGTCTTTGCACTGCAGGTGTGCCGACAGCGTCGTCACAAAACAGTTCAAGCTGTAAAAGAAGTGAATACCCTAAAACCAGACAAAACCCAAATactaattatattgaaatacaaactGTACACGTTATACCACGAAAACAAGAACGAATATTATGTTTGAAGCTCTTGTTTTGAAAGGATCTTTTCTTGCAATTATTCGCTTCTGAATAGTTCTAAAGCATACTTGGTCCACAAATTGGTTATCCATGATGGACGCCCCTGCTTCCGGTTGTGTAAGATCAGGACAGAATCGACATTTGGGATGGATACGATGTGTTATGTCATCTGTATCACACCATTGGCTAGGTTTACAATCTATCCCGAACCCCACACGGCCTTTGACGTTCCCATTGCAGCTAAAATGGCAATTTGTTAGTGTCAATGCGCACCatgatatgtgttttataaagcAGAGATTTGCTATCCACCTTGTCAAaatgagggggggggggggttatgcGGAAATTTTCGTCCTACATTTCGTCATTGAGTCATATGTCAAAGGAAACGAGAcaagataatatatatatatattgaagttttaactaGATAAACTGAAATTAagaactgatttttttttatcaatgttcatatataatctgtaaacaatgcatttaataattgaaaataatttcctGATATGAAAATTTTGATAGTCAAAAAACTAAACaatgaagttaattttaaagTCATAATGTGATTAAAAATCATTACTTCATATAATTTGATAATCACAATTATTCTGAAGTTTAATCATAAGTAATTCCACAATAACTTCCTTGTCAGTTTCAGTTTTTAGATcgataaaatatttcagttacCTTGTGGGTTTCCATTTTCCTTGAGCTTGGTAGAAATAACCTTTGGCTTCCTCATCGGTACCGTATTCCGAAAACACGCCCCACCGTAGCTGTGCCCATTCGTGAACGAGAACGTTCTCTAGATGAAGTATTTTGAACATACTTTAGCTaaagatttattaaaatttttTACCCATGTTAAGAATACAGCCAACCagtcaatatacatgtatttttcttcactccgtaaaaaaataatttcatagatttaaaaaaaaaaatatggtaacTCGTATTTCCACTGGTAAATTTAAAAGGAAATACATGACTTATCGCTGTTGTGATCTGATTTACCGATTTGTCCAAAACTTTAAACCCTGCTTTAGCAGACAATTAAGTATATTGCATCCAAAAATGTTTATGCGCAATGGAgcttaaaatgattaaattgttTATGGAAGAGTTTTACAGGACATTTGTAACGTATTATTGCCGCCATGGCGGATTGATTGCCCTGTCCTTCATTCGTGTTTTTCGAtcgcttgtttgtttttgtgatcTTTACACGCGAAGGTACATCCTCCTTTTTTGCTATCTGTAAACGATGTCGATCTGGACGCGATAATGCGACAACGCAAAGGGCGTAAATGCAAAATCAATTCAATGTTAAGGCATATTAACATTCTGGTAGACACAGGAGAATGTATTCCGCTAACATGATTTTGAACGAAGGAGTCTTATCGATTAAAAGTCACTTGGAACATTTCCGTTCCATCTCCACTCCCAATCCCCGTCAATGTGTCTTACCGTGTTTTCCAAAATCAGTCCTGGATGTGTTCTTGACGAATGACAAGGGGAGATAAGTGTACGTTCCTCCTTGCCCACATACGTCATTGCCAAATGTCCTCGGGGTAATCAGTTGTCCGTCTTCAATCTACAAGGAAACTAATTTGAAACTGATGCAGATGTTATGCAAAGCAAGATTCTTTCAAGTATGGTGATCGCAGTGAAATCCAAGCCTTGTTATCTTATTTCAATGTGTAATTGATAATATTGTCGTTTGCCGAAGGTCATCGAGGTTATCATCTGCATGTCTCAAGGTGATGAAAAGGCAAGCCTTGTAGCCAGAAGGCGATATTGATAACACCAGTGATTCTTGAttacttcatcatcatcatcatcatcatcatcatcatcatcatcatcatcatactcatcgtcatcatcatcatcatcatcatcatcatcatcatcatcatcatcatcatcatgattatATGAATTAATTCATTGATCCTCATTGCTATTGTTAAAGTAACCGTCTTTATTTTGATGAAGAAGTGTTGATAAAATGAACCTACAAACTATACTTGTGACGCGTTCCTATTTTGCATGACAAAGGCTTGatctgaaaacaaaaccaaaaaacatTGCTATACATAGTTCTTGAAGGGCTTGTTTTTACCTTGAAGTATCCACGCTCGGACTGTTGGACTGGCTGGGCGTCTCCCTGTGGTGACCAGGATTTCGGAACGACGATGTTGATCTCACCGAAATACACACGCTCTCCGGTAGCCCTGAACAGCAGTCGCGATGCATCAGTGAAGATTTCCTAAAAGAAAGAACAAAACTCtagaatagttttttttctcattttcttaaatattcgGTTTTGAAAAGTTTGCTACGAACCAATTTCgtctataatttttataaatatagatacATGTAACCGTAAAACGTATATGTACGATAAGTGAGAAGTTTTTTTTCGGTTTGCTATACAGTAGAGGTTTGTTAACAAGCAAATCCAGTATGTATATGGTTGATAACTTGAATTATTCATCATATTCATGTGACACTAATTGTCAGTTTTTCATTTGCATAATCGGGCCTAGTATTTACCGAATAAATGGATGACTTGATTTcaatagttgatttttttttttgatttttttattttcattttcatgtaacaaaaaagtaagtttaaaaggttttttttcgtttatcgTCATTTCCTAGTTACAAATCAATGCAACCATTAAACGATTgtgtacaataaaatattagaaaCTGCATTTTGCAACGAGTTTTCAAAGCACCCcgtataagtttgcaaatcctcTTGATTCATATTCTTGCTAATGGGCAAATTTCATCATATTTCGCATAATATTagttatgtgttttatatagcgtgttttatatataagtatttggAAAACCTtattaaaagaatgaaaaatattaagttaaaaacAGTATCTCCAGTGGCCACCAATTGACTTTGATGCTTTAATATGTGTTTGGAATATCAAATTGgataattttctgttttgttaCAGATTGGAGACAATTAGCAAATAAATCAATCTAATCATTTCATAAATTCATTTGttctgttatttatttaatactattGCGGGATCATGTGATACTAGAGCGAAAAGGTCTTACGTTGGGGAATGTCCTACAGAACATATTTCCACAAGAACATATGTTTGGAGCCCGTAGCATTTCAAGAGATAATAAATTGCAGAATTCAGAAGTTCAAGGAAGCAATTGTtactttacataaaaaatgtcatgATAATATATCGCAAACATGGGTTTTTAATTTCCAATGTAGTTCGCTAACGAACAGCAAACTTCCAGATCAGCCCCAGTAACTTAaattattggggggggggggggggggtgctggCATCTATCTATCATCAGGGTGATTTACGCGGTATTTTGCGATCTATTTCTaagcattattatattttaggtCAGTGCATGCGTCAAAACTTGTTGATTTTCAAGTGCTCCGTGAGACTCTACATGGGTTTCTATAGTAACTGTTTTCTCCATAACTAAGAAAGAAGTCGACTAAAACAATCAGCCATAAAATGTCATGAATAAATAATTCAGTGTGAAATACTTAAATTTTGGCGAATGATTGTTtgtaaaatcatttgttttcgTAAAATTTTTGAAATCATATTTGTAAACTGAAAAGGCATACCATAAATTTAGCTGCTGTCGTTGAAGTATGTTCGATAAGAAACCGAAGCAATACCAATACATGAAGGcatgttttgtcatttcaaaatgtctagtttttgtcatattttttatcagcTTTGTTAATTAATCTGAATTAAGTTGTCATTAAAATGAGTTTGGCTTTTAATACCACATTTGAGATTTTGTGGAAGGCTGCTTGGTCTAAATTTAAAGTTCAAACAGAAAAATCGTTTTATTCAGCTCGAGAAACGGTTATAGTAGTTGAAGTGAGCGTAAAATCTCGATTGTTTTCAGTTTTGCATAACCCTGCTGCAGCTcaatgtaatttgttttcaatgaataaaatatgctaCGAATATTTGACTGTGTAACCTTCATCTCGTAAGGGTTACAAAATTCGAAGCTCTCATTTTCTGGGCCGATTTTGTGCGCTAATtgaaccaatcaaatcatttaaaagataGACCGTGGTCAATTTATTTTGGTTGCTGCATTTTTATATCTACAGAATGCTTAAAAATTGTGTTAATATGAAGTATGGCATGCCTTTTGGCAAACTGCTTAACGATATAAATgttgtgtaaaatataaaaaaaatatagaagataataaaataattaatgttatttatgatGTTTAGACTACACTTTTAAATCTAATACCCCCATATAACCCCCTTAATTTACAAAGCTCCACCAAGAACTACCTTGGTTAAGTGAAACCTTCTACTTCGTAAACTGAACCAAACGCCgtgcagtgttacttcccttgcagtacagtaatcccTGCCACAATGCAAATCACATGACCATGGataaatatcacgtgatacatagttaatgattgtaatttatctttgattttgattttattttcgtATTTCAACCTCAAAATTCACCTTTAATAACtaaaaatgttatgaatatCCCCCAAGAAAgagaatttaaaatatatattgtaaagcTGAATTCCAGCTTAACTCGCTCATGGTGACGGAGATGTAGTCTGCTCGTC encodes the following:
- the LOC128219656 gene encoding calcium-activated chloride channel regulator 1-like is translated as MRVLLVLVPFLGVCFGVTFKNNKYEGIYVAIQDSVTEDQSLIGRIKEIFTDASRLLFRATGERVYFGEINIVVPKSWSPQGDAQPVQQSERGYFKIEDGQLITPRTFGNDVCGQGGTYTYLPLSFVKNTSRTDFGKHENVLVHEWAQLRWGVFSEYGTDEEAKGYFYQAQGKWKPTSCNGNVKGRVGFGIDCKPSQWCDTDDITHRIHPKCRFCPDLTQPEAGASIMDNQFVDQLELFCDDAVGTPAVQRHNKFATNKQNLYCNYKSVWAVMREHSDFMGVHSRPLPEDTDTTPVFNILQESKSKIVFVLDTSGSMDGGSPTRMVRLHETGKYIIENEEEICPGSHLGIVWFSSSASVKKAITKVDSKATRDELVDALPTNPVGGTCIGCGLELAIDEIRKTFRKSTKHSEIILMSDGEDSGEAITEQAKRAKDLGIRIHTISISNQSSERLADVAKTTGGKSLFLEIGGDTTFVSVLSKSLAKSITGGGCKSEELKSSTVKNSSVLKFNFTIDTGMGLNTTVAIFPSHPSLKYDFEIKGEGDFLEKSSDISETPIMARLAGKLINGTYSVVVKTKPNTAINWEYDVKSKSKDNHQVTVTTRFHDDVVYTDVLKGNAPVLNANVSAKSGNCFVFLRDNGKGKDISAGDGTYTGKFRCSKAGRSETRVIVKANSIIIVTGIVGAATLNPEAFEKIVIEESFERFSLVEDAELSPTTIGDTSPPGRITDLRIEDVETNGNTRHFTIRWTATGDDSYTGQATKYQLRYATDFDTLLNNFENAHDLDIGQQNLEPRETGEDETVDISVTAEEDFIETAFLVIRAIDEVGNEGAMSNIVSIVIANGSKMSFNGRTNHTYSPHRIVEKKTNVEVIIGAVIGTTVPVIIVIAVIVVIILRRRKLKEKSQSTEDPQKEDTCDIPMLLESSPANDQKKQTPIYKGYRSHGQLVVH